A stretch of Crossiella cryophila DNA encodes these proteins:
- a CDS encoding EF-hand domain-containing protein: protein MTTAVKNERQIQRFKKWDVNGNGRIERSDYEAEARRIINAFGENETSPRGRAVLDAFIGMFEYQATEAGVGAHGSLTEQQFLDVNEKLMFRDGDVGFSRLLRPTIRAIVDLCDTDGDGEVNPAEFKKWMKAIGVPVSDADASFRAIDSNGNGSLSVEELVNAVRDFHNGTLDVPLLGS, encoded by the coding sequence ATGACAACCGCCGTGAAGAACGAGCGCCAGATCCAGCGTTTCAAGAAGTGGGATGTCAACGGGAACGGCCGTATCGAGCGGTCCGACTACGAGGCGGAGGCCAGGCGCATCATCAACGCGTTCGGCGAGAACGAGACCAGCCCACGCGGGCGGGCGGTGCTGGACGCGTTCATCGGCATGTTCGAGTACCAGGCCACCGAGGCCGGGGTCGGGGCGCACGGGTCGCTGACCGAACAGCAGTTCCTCGACGTGAACGAGAAGCTGATGTTCCGGGACGGCGATGTCGGCTTCAGCAGGTTGCTGCGCCCGACCATCCGGGCCATCGTCGACCTGTGTGACACCGACGGCGACGGCGAGGTGAACCCGGCCGAGTTCAAGAAATGGATGAAGGCGATCGGGGTGCCGGTCTCCGACGCGGACGCCTCCTTCCGGGCCATCGACAGCAACGGCAACGGCTCGCTGTCGGTGGAGGAACTGGTGAACGCGGTGCGTGACTTCCACAACGGCACCCTGGACGTGCCGCTGCTGGGCAGCTGA
- a CDS encoding nucleotide sugar dehydrogenase, translated as MRLDLVVIGLGYVGLPLARLAGAAGLSVAGYDLSPTVVDNLGRGRSSTPDVAPAEVAAMLAAGFQATTDPAVLDAADTVVICVPTGLTSDGDPDLGHVRAAAHTVACRLRPGMLVVLESTSYPGTTDEVLRPILERGSGLRAGEDFHLGFSPERIDPGNRRYGPRNTPKVVSGHTPLCAKHVAAFYQDLVDTVIVASGTREAEMAKLLENTHRLVNIALVNEVAVFCRQLGIDVWDVLHCAATKPYGYAPFTPGPGVGGHCIPVDPRYLLSKAESAGFTFSLVNAALQVTERMPEYIADRAVELLAEAGGLAGAEVLLLGVTYKPDVPDLRGSPAFAVAEALRRRGADLRFHDPFAAEFVVAGAPVPRELDLAAGLGRADLTILLQNHRCYQPNRLARAARLLFDTRGTVPGGSVAHL; from the coding sequence GTGCGGTTGGACCTTGTCGTCATCGGGCTGGGTTACGTCGGGCTGCCGCTGGCGCGGCTGGCCGGCGCGGCCGGTCTGTCCGTGGCCGGATACGACCTCTCCCCGACCGTCGTCGACAACCTCGGCCGCGGCCGGTCGAGCACGCCCGATGTGGCCCCGGCGGAGGTCGCGGCCATGCTCGCGGCCGGTTTCCAGGCCACCACCGACCCGGCCGTGCTCGACGCCGCCGACACCGTGGTGATCTGCGTGCCGACCGGTCTGACCAGCGACGGAGACCCAGACCTCGGCCACGTCCGAGCCGCCGCGCACACGGTGGCCTGCCGGTTGCGGCCCGGGATGCTGGTGGTGCTGGAGTCCACCAGCTACCCGGGCACCACCGACGAGGTGCTGCGGCCGATCCTGGAACGGGGTTCGGGCCTGCGCGCCGGGGAGGACTTCCACCTCGGGTTCTCCCCGGAGCGCATCGACCCGGGAAACCGCAGGTACGGGCCACGGAACACACCCAAGGTGGTCAGCGGGCACACCCCGCTGTGCGCCAAGCACGTGGCCGCGTTCTACCAGGATCTGGTGGACACGGTGATCGTCGCCAGCGGCACCCGCGAGGCTGAGATGGCCAAACTGCTGGAGAACACCCATCGGCTGGTGAACATCGCGCTGGTCAACGAGGTCGCGGTGTTCTGCCGTCAGCTCGGCATCGACGTGTGGGACGTGCTGCACTGCGCGGCCACCAAGCCCTATGGTTACGCTCCGTTCACCCCGGGCCCCGGCGTGGGCGGCCACTGCATCCCGGTCGACCCGCGCTACCTGCTCAGCAAGGCCGAATCGGCGGGTTTCACCTTCTCCCTGGTCAACGCCGCACTCCAGGTCACCGAGCGGATGCCGGAGTACATCGCGGACCGGGCGGTGGAGCTGCTGGCCGAGGCAGGCGGACTGGCCGGAGCCGAGGTTCTGCTACTAGGAGTGACCTACAAGCCGGATGTGCCGGATCTGCGTGGCTCGCCCGCGTTCGCGGTGGCCGAGGCACTGCGGCGGCGCGGCGCCGACCTGCGCTTCCATGATCCGTTCGCCGCGGAATTCGTCGTCGCGGGCGCCCCGGTGCCCAGGGAACTGGACCTGGCCGCGGGGCTGGGCCGGGCCGATCTGACGATTCTGCTGCAGAACCACCGCTGTTATCAGCCGAACCGGTTGGCCCGTGCCGCCCGGCTGTTGTTCGACACCCGCGGCACGGTGCCGGGAGGGAGTGTGGCGCACCTGTGA
- a CDS encoding Gfo/Idh/MocA family protein — protein MRVGVIGLGVISRFYLAAIKEIDGIELGGVCDRDPDALAPHRGQVPCHTSHLGLLTRPGLDAVVVTVPNDAHVLVSRDALSLGLPVCVEKPVATTLADGRALTAQARAAGLPLFTAFHRRYNATVRALLERLPSLPPITALRVRYLERIEDHVGRDRWYLDPARCGGGCVADNGPNAFDLVRQFLGPVELTGADVRRDETGVDRQALVRLRSATGVPAEVELDWSYEGETKDVWVTLADGQVLHADMLAGHSEFKGSLWHEYLGVLREFTHLVRTGGDQADGLAALSLVHEVYQAELSLPSGQER, from the coding sequence ATGCGCGTCGGTGTGATCGGACTCGGGGTGATCTCCCGGTTCTACCTGGCCGCGATCAAGGAGATCGACGGCATCGAACTGGGCGGGGTGTGCGACCGGGACCCGGACGCCCTTGCCCCGCACCGGGGTCAGGTGCCCTGCCACACCAGTCATCTCGGCCTGCTCACCCGGCCCGGCCTGGACGCGGTGGTGGTCACCGTGCCCAACGACGCGCACGTCCTGGTCAGCCGGGACGCGCTTTCCCTCGGCCTGCCGGTCTGCGTGGAGAAGCCGGTGGCCACCACCCTCGCCGACGGCCGGGCCCTCACCGCGCAGGCCCGCGCGGCCGGGTTGCCGCTGTTCACCGCCTTCCACCGGCGCTACAACGCCACCGTGCGCGCCCTGCTGGAACGACTGCCGTCGCTGCCGCCGATCACCGCGCTGCGGGTGCGCTACCTGGAACGCATCGAGGACCACGTGGGCCGGGATCGCTGGTACCTGGACCCGGCCCGCTGCGGCGGCGGCTGCGTGGCCGACAACGGGCCCAACGCCTTCGACCTGGTCCGCCAGTTCCTCGGCCCGGTCGAACTGACCGGCGCCGACGTCCGGCGGGACGAGACCGGCGTCGACCGGCAGGCCCTGGTCCGCCTGCGCTCGGCCACCGGCGTCCCGGCCGAGGTCGAACTCGACTGGTCGTATGAAGGGGAGACCAAGGACGTGTGGGTCACCCTGGCCGACGGACAGGTGCTGCACGCGGACATGCTCGCCGGGCACAGCGAGTTCAAGGGCTCGCTCTGGCACGAATACCTCGGCGTGCTGCGCGAATTCACCCACCTGGTGCGCACCGGCGGCGACCAGGCGGACGGCCTGGCCGCGCTGTCCCTGGTACACGAGGTCTACCAGGCGGAACTTTCCCTACCGAGCGGTCAGGAGCGTTGA
- a CDS encoding Gfo/Idh/MocA family oxidoreductase yields MLQTFVVGLGRAGAELHLPILLRARESGEHPRLFDPGPVIACDTSAPETAPAGVVIAGSIAEAAAQLEPIRAVVHLCTPPTSRPTLLAELADHGFRKIIVEKPLATSIADLARLSEVRQRRWLDLVVVAQWQSSALTQRLEDLVRGGQLGTLRRISVAQHKSRFRRSLASTGHPTAFDVELPHSVGVALRLAGRAELVDSGATDLVSEGRTRVGLGGAWLTLQHGGGVRTEISSSLTSPVRERRITLSFDGGEAVGHYPVSADDHHAQLSVRTPERVVNLSFPDDSLTAFLLHTYRRYQRQAPSTTSLVLQCEVVRLLAEAKARAGLTEPEPPLIPPARTAELPIHVG; encoded by the coding sequence ATGTTGCAGACCTTTGTCGTGGGACTGGGCCGGGCCGGTGCCGAACTGCACCTGCCGATCCTGTTGCGGGCCAGGGAGTCCGGTGAGCACCCACGACTGTTCGACCCGGGACCGGTGATCGCCTGCGACACCTCCGCGCCGGAGACCGCCCCCGCCGGGGTGGTTATCGCGGGCAGCATCGCCGAGGCCGCCGCCCAGCTCGAACCGATCCGGGCCGTGGTGCACCTGTGCACGCCGCCGACCAGCAGGCCGACCCTGCTCGCCGAACTCGCCGACCACGGCTTCCGCAAGATCATCGTGGAGAAGCCGCTGGCCACCAGCATCGCCGACCTGGCAAGACTGTCCGAGGTACGGCAACGCCGCTGGCTCGACCTGGTGGTGGTGGCCCAGTGGCAGTCCAGCGCGCTCACCCAGCGACTGGAGGACCTGGTCCGCGGCGGTCAGCTCGGCACGCTGCGCCGGATCAGCGTGGCCCAGCACAAATCCCGGTTCCGCCGCTCGCTGGCCTCCACCGGGCACCCCACCGCCTTCGACGTGGAACTCCCGCATTCCGTCGGCGTCGCACTGCGGCTGGCCGGGCGGGCCGAACTCGTCGACTCCGGCGCCACCGACCTGGTCAGCGAGGGCCGCACCAGGGTCGGCCTCGGCGGCGCCTGGCTCACCCTGCAACACGGTGGCGGGGTGCGCACCGAGATCAGCTCCTCGCTGACCTCCCCGGTGCGCGAACGCCGGATCACCCTCAGTTTCGACGGCGGCGAGGCGGTCGGGCACTACCCGGTCAGCGCCGACGACCACCACGCCCAGCTCAGCGTGCGCACCCCGGAACGGGTGGTCAACCTGAGCTTCCCCGACGATTCGCTGACCGCGTTCCTGCTGCACACCTACCGCCGCTACCAGCGCCAGGCCCCCTCCACCACCTCGCTGGTGCTGCAGTGCGAGGTGGTGCGGCTGCTCGCCGAGGCCAAGGCCCGCGCCGGACTCACCGAACCCGAACCACCGCTGATCCCGCCCGCGCGCACCGCCGAGCTGCCGATCCATGTCGGCTGA
- a CDS encoding ArsR/SmtB family transcription factor: MARAATTTDAFNAIAEPRRREILDLLSGGERAVNDLVSALGLAQPQVSKHLRVLREVGLVDVRDEGRQRLYRMNGGPLKPIHDWVRRYEQLWEERFELLDEVLAEMKEEEDEHDGEPHGGADAAQ, encoded by the coding sequence ATGGCGCGAGCGGCAACGACCACAGACGCGTTCAACGCGATAGCCGAACCCCGGCGGCGGGAGATCCTCGACCTGCTCTCCGGCGGTGAGCGAGCGGTGAACGACCTGGTCAGCGCGCTCGGTCTGGCGCAGCCCCAGGTGTCCAAGCACCTGCGCGTGCTGCGCGAGGTCGGCCTGGTCGACGTGCGTGACGAGGGGCGGCAGCGGCTGTACCGGATGAACGGCGGGCCGCTCAAACCCATCCACGACTGGGTGCGGCGCTATGAACAGCTGTGGGAAGAGCGCTTCGAGCTGCTGGACGAGGTCCTGGCGGAGATGAAGGAGGAAGAGGATGAGCACGACGGCGAACCACACGGCGGTGCTGACGCTGCCCAGTGA
- a CDS encoding DUF6917 domain-containing protein, whose translation MRENGPKRNIGGVLVKVLLHKRTDRGMRLEEHASRCVRRGEVHELVSTDHQDTAPGSRIDRVGFLGFAEITDAGVIDRGDEVWIGHHHIGTVLGFDACHFPNHYNILIAAPVPVSGEDLDLRPEQAVRFVRQPAVIPQLARR comes from the coding sequence ATGCGGGAGAACGGCCCCAAGCGGAACATCGGTGGCGTGCTGGTGAAAGTGCTGCTGCACAAGCGGACCGACCGCGGCATGCGCCTGGAGGAGCACGCCAGCCGGTGCGTGCGCCGCGGCGAGGTGCACGAGCTGGTCAGCACCGACCACCAGGACACCGCGCCCGGCAGCCGGATCGACCGGGTCGGTTTCCTGGGCTTCGCCGAGATCACCGACGCAGGCGTGATCGACCGCGGCGACGAGGTGTGGATCGGCCACCACCACATCGGCACCGTGCTCGGCTTCGACGCCTGCCACTTCCCCAACCACTACAACATCCTCATCGCCGCCCCGGTCCCGGTCAGCGGCGAGGACCTCGACCTGCGGCCGGAACAGGCCGTGCGGTTCGTCCGGCAACCCGCGGTGATCCCGCAGCTGGCCCGCCGCTGA
- a CDS encoding sugar phosphate isomerase/epimerase family protein produces MSAEPLRRTGIGDEAAPDLPGQLAAIRRLGWQEIELRTVDGVWLADLAPDRLRLDGIEVVCLASRIGNWSRPISTPLAADLAELDRLIEHCHRLDCRYVRIMSYPNDGLPESSWRRRVIDRTRVLAKLAESAGIVLLHENCSGWAGSSAANMLQLLSEVDSPALKLLFDTGNGISAGYDAYQVLTQIVEHVAHVHVKDALAGPVYTVPGAGEARVADCLRLLLEHGYTGSLSLEPHLSLVPHESLRTTGDQAESFHQAGLALETLLHNEMSGRAATR; encoded by the coding sequence ATGTCGGCTGAACCGTTGCGCCGCACCGGGATCGGCGATGAGGCCGCGCCGGACCTGCCCGGTCAGCTGGCCGCGATCCGGCGGCTGGGCTGGCAGGAGATCGAACTGCGCACCGTGGACGGGGTGTGGCTGGCCGACCTGGCCCCGGACCGGCTGCGCCTGGACGGGATCGAGGTGGTCTGCCTGGCCTCGCGGATCGGCAACTGGTCCCGCCCGATCAGCACCCCCCTGGCCGCGGACCTGGCCGAGCTGGACCGGCTGATCGAACACTGTCACCGGCTGGACTGCCGGTACGTGCGGATCATGTCCTACCCCAACGACGGCCTGCCCGAATCCAGCTGGCGGCGGCGGGTGATCGACCGGACCAGGGTGCTGGCCAAGCTGGCCGAGTCCGCCGGGATCGTGTTGCTGCACGAGAACTGCTCGGGCTGGGCGGGTTCCAGCGCGGCGAACATGCTCCAGTTGCTGTCCGAAGTGGACTCCCCGGCGCTGAAGCTGTTGTTCGACACCGGCAATGGCATCTCCGCCGGGTACGACGCCTACCAGGTGCTCACCCAGATCGTCGAGCACGTCGCGCACGTGCACGTCAAGGACGCCCTGGCCGGACCGGTCTACACCGTGCCCGGCGCGGGCGAGGCCAGGGTGGCCGACTGCCTGCGCCTGCTGCTCGAGCACGGCTACACCGGATCCCTGTCCCTGGAACCACATCTGTCCCTGGTACCGCACGAAAGCCTGCGTACGACGGGAGATCAGGCCGAGTCCTTCCACCAGGCCGGGCTCGCGCTGGAAACCCTGCTGCACAACGAGATGAGCGGCCGTGCTGCGACCCGCTGA
- a CDS encoding FAD/NAD(P)-binding protein — protein sequence MHAQEIRICLIGLGPRGLAVLERLCANRPVGRRLSVYLVDPHLGSGGRTWHTGVSPLLVMNTVAEQVSMFTDRTVDCAGPIRPGPSLAEWAGLPPGTYASRACYGRYLDWFLRQVIGTAPADVGFRRHPVLAVDLSAEADGRQRVHLADGTVLSGLDAVVLAQGHLGQRPDRTELALAEFARRYGLTYVPPGNPAEVDLDVLAPGQAVALRGMGLCFFDYLSLLTVGRGGRFSREQGGRLRYHESGREPRLVAGCRRGVPHHARAVNQKGAAGRHEPVFLTAERVAKLRARAGGGTPLRFREDIWPELDREVRAVYHGTYLARSGLAEPPPWDWHRLADPSTPGHLGSARTYRDWLLSYVDDDVLHARRGNRSGPRKAALDVLRDLRNELRELVEHGGLTAESWRSELRDWFNPLNAFLAVGPPLERVEELGALIRAGVVEVVGPRMRVACEPGEFVIHSALPEAHPVRALVEARLPVPDLRRTRDPLLRNLFERGEAALHRLPLAEGGHLVTGGLAVTRRPCHLLDAAGGVHPRRFAFGVPTEGAHWLTAAGIRPFAASVILADADAIARACLPA from the coding sequence GTGCATGCGCAGGAGATCCGGATCTGTCTCATCGGCCTTGGTCCGCGCGGCCTCGCGGTGCTGGAACGCCTGTGCGCCAACCGACCGGTCGGTAGACGGCTGAGCGTGTACCTGGTGGACCCGCACCTGGGTTCGGGCGGGCGGACCTGGCACACCGGGGTGTCCCCGCTGCTGGTGATGAACACGGTGGCCGAGCAGGTCAGCATGTTCACCGACCGGACGGTTGATTGCGCCGGTCCGATCCGTCCCGGCCCGAGCCTGGCCGAATGGGCCGGGCTGCCGCCGGGGACCTACGCCTCCCGAGCGTGTTACGGCCGCTACCTCGACTGGTTCCTGCGGCAGGTCATCGGCACCGCGCCCGCCGACGTGGGCTTCCGGCGCCACCCGGTGCTCGCGGTCGACCTGAGCGCGGAAGCCGATGGGCGGCAACGGGTCCACCTCGCCGACGGCACCGTCCTGAGTGGACTGGACGCGGTGGTGCTGGCCCAGGGACACCTCGGTCAGCGACCCGATCGGACCGAGCTGGCGCTGGCCGAGTTCGCCCGGCGGTACGGGCTGACCTATGTGCCGCCGGGAAATCCGGCCGAGGTGGACCTGGACGTGCTCGCGCCGGGACAGGCGGTTGCCTTGCGCGGCATGGGTTTGTGCTTCTTCGACTACCTCTCGCTGCTCACCGTCGGCCGCGGCGGGCGGTTCAGCCGGGAACAGGGCGGGCGGTTGCGCTACCACGAATCAGGGCGTGAACCACGGCTGGTCGCGGGCTGCCGGCGCGGGGTGCCGCACCACGCCCGCGCGGTCAACCAGAAGGGTGCGGCCGGACGCCATGAACCGGTGTTCCTGACCGCGGAACGGGTGGCCAAACTGCGGGCACGGGCCGGCGGCGGCACCCCGCTGCGCTTCCGCGAGGACATCTGGCCCGAACTCGATCGCGAGGTGCGCGCGGTCTACCACGGCACCTACCTGGCGCGGTCCGGGCTGGCCGAGCCGCCGCCCTGGGACTGGCACCGGCTGGCCGACCCGTCCACGCCAGGGCACCTCGGCAGCGCGCGCACCTACCGGGACTGGCTACTGTCCTATGTGGACGACGACGTGCTGCACGCCAGGCGGGGCAACCGGTCCGGGCCGCGCAAGGCCGCCCTGGACGTGCTGCGGGACCTGCGCAACGAGCTGCGTGAGCTGGTCGAGCACGGCGGGCTGACCGCGGAGTCCTGGCGGAGTGAACTGCGCGACTGGTTCAACCCGCTCAACGCGTTCCTGGCCGTCGGACCGCCACTGGAACGGGTCGAGGAGCTGGGCGCGCTGATCAGGGCCGGGGTGGTGGAGGTGGTCGGGCCGCGGATGCGGGTGGCCTGCGAGCCGGGGGAGTTCGTGATCCACTCCGCGCTGCCCGAGGCGCACCCGGTACGCGCGCTGGTGGAGGCCCGGCTGCCCGTGCCCGATCTGCGCCGCACCCGGGATCCGTTGCTGCGCAACCTGTTCGAGCGGGGCGAGGCCGCGCTGCACCGGCTGCCGCTGGCCGAGGGCGGGCACCTGGTCACCGGCGGCCTGGCGGTGACCAGGCGTCCCTGTCACCTGCTCGACGCCGCCGGGGGAGTGCACCCGCGCCGGTTCGCCTTCGGCGTGCCCACCGAGGGCGCGCACTGGCTGACCGCGGCAGGCATCCGCCCCTTCGCCGCCTCGGTGATCCTGGCCGACGCGGACGCCATCGCCCGCGCCTGCCTCCCAGCTTGA
- a CDS encoding DegT/DnrJ/EryC1/StrS family aminotransferase → MGVLSSPVQAGISHSALVPFFTQSATFEQLWPLISERVERVVSHGKYSHGRQVAELEQALCAYTGARYALGVNSGTDALVLLLRAAGLRPGDEVLVPAFTFIATASAVVLAGGRPVFTDIEPASYAMDPAALAAAITPRCRFVLPVHLFHQLADLDALGAVAGRAGLTMIEDSAEAIGMRWDGRHAGLFGAGGVLSFFPTKTLGALGDAGAVLTDDPRIADRVAALRHHGRGGRTLDHFPGIANETGLSGCNSKMDDLQAAVLLAKLTRLDADIARRGELAAAYSAQLSRISGITRLPTVVKRNADTTEAYYVYLIEVDDRDELAGYLANRGVETEIYYPTPLHLQPCFAHLGHRPGDFPVAEAACRRALALPLYPDLTEAQVDRVCAVIGEFYSGSA, encoded by the coding sequence GTGGGCGTCCTGAGCAGCCCTGTGCAAGCGGGTATTTCGCATTCCGCGCTGGTTCCGTTTTTCACCCAATCCGCGACGTTCGAGCAGCTCTGGCCGCTGATCAGCGAACGGGTCGAGCGAGTTGTTTCACACGGCAAGTACTCACATGGTCGTCAGGTCGCCGAACTGGAACAGGCTCTGTGCGCCTATACCGGCGCCCGGTACGCACTGGGAGTGAACAGCGGCACCGACGCGCTGGTGCTGTTGCTGCGGGCCGCCGGGCTGCGACCGGGCGATGAGGTGCTGGTGCCGGCGTTCACCTTCATCGCCACCGCCTCGGCGGTGGTGCTGGCCGGGGGCAGGCCGGTGTTCACCGACATCGAACCGGCCAGTTACGCGATGGACCCGGCCGCACTGGCCGCCGCGATCACCCCCCGCTGCCGGTTCGTGCTGCCGGTGCACCTGTTCCACCAGCTCGCGGACCTGGACGCGCTCGGCGCGGTGGCCGGGCGGGCCGGGCTGACCATGATCGAGGACAGCGCGGAGGCCATCGGCATGCGCTGGGACGGCAGGCACGCCGGGCTGTTCGGCGCGGGCGGGGTGCTCTCCTTCTTCCCGACCAAGACTTTGGGCGCGCTGGGCGATGCCGGGGCGGTGCTGACCGACGACCCGCGGATCGCCGACCGGGTGGCCGCGCTGCGCCACCACGGCCGGGGCGGGCGCACGCTGGACCATTTCCCTGGCATCGCCAACGAAACCGGGCTGTCCGGGTGCAACAGCAAGATGGACGATCTGCAGGCCGCGGTGCTGCTGGCCAAGCTCACCCGGCTCGATGCGGACATAGCTCGACGCGGTGAACTGGCCGCCGCTTATTCGGCCCAGTTGTCCCGTATTTCCGGGATAACCCGGCTACCTACGGTAGTAAAAAGAAATGCGGACACGACCGAGGCGTACTACGTATACCTGATCGAGGTAGACGACCGGGATGAGTTGGCCGGTTACCTGGCCAACCGCGGTGTGGAAACCGAGATCTACTACCCCACCCCGCTGCATCTCCAGCCCTGTTTCGCCCACCTGGGGCATCGGCCGGGTGACTTCCCGGTGGCCGAGGCGGCCTGCCGGCGCGCGCTGGCCCTGCCGCTGTACCCGGACCTGACCGAGGCGCAGGTGGACCGGGTGTGCGCGGTGATCGGCGAGTTCTACTCCGGGAGCGCGTGA
- a CDS encoding Ldh family oxidoreductase produces MTTTGVAARVSTVDLLGWTTEVFHALGLPPGRARASAAALCHGDLTGLTSHGLANLTRLYLPLFQDGRADPAAEPVVLTDLGAAALVDARRALGLWQATEAMDNAVDRARTHGIGLVSVRGATHFGCAGHHTALAARHGMIGLLAGNCGGQRIAPPPGGTVAMLGTNPLSVAAPAGAGHPFVLDMSTTVVPTGRIRAAARAGESIPPGWLSDVDGNPVTDPAAFDRGEAQLRWLGGDPETGGYKGFGLGLVVEVLGALVSGAGNGPSRDAYSGDRGRDDDIGYAAIAIAPGALRHGKSFQRQSAEVFGALLDCPSTSESGVRYPGWHEGERAASHLRDGVPIPPALHAELNEVAELLGIGRL; encoded by the coding sequence ATGACCACCACCGGCGTCGCCGCCCGGGTGTCCACAGTGGACCTGCTGGGCTGGACAACCGAGGTGTTCCACGCCCTCGGCCTGCCCCCGGGCCGGGCCCGTGCGTCGGCCGCCGCGCTCTGCCACGGCGACCTGACCGGGCTGACCTCGCACGGCCTGGCCAACCTCACCCGCCTGTACCTGCCGCTGTTCCAGGACGGCCGGGCCGACCCGGCGGCCGAACCCGTGGTGCTCACCGACCTCGGCGCCGCCGCCCTGGTCGACGCCCGCCGCGCGCTCGGCCTGTGGCAGGCCACCGAGGCGATGGACAACGCGGTCGACCGGGCCCGGACACACGGCATCGGCCTGGTCTCGGTCCGCGGCGCCACCCACTTCGGCTGCGCGGGGCACCACACCGCGCTGGCCGCCCGGCACGGCATGATCGGCCTGCTGGCCGGGAACTGCGGCGGCCAGCGGATCGCACCCCCACCCGGCGGCACGGTCGCCATGCTCGGCACCAACCCGCTCAGCGTGGCCGCCCCGGCCGGTGCGGGCCACCCGTTCGTGCTGGACATGAGCACCACCGTGGTCCCCACCGGCCGCATCCGCGCCGCCGCTCGCGCAGGCGAGTCCATCCCGCCCGGCTGGCTGTCCGATGTGGACGGAAACCCGGTCACCGATCCGGCCGCGTTCGATCGCGGCGAGGCCCAGTTGCGCTGGCTCGGCGGCGACCCGGAAACCGGTGGCTACAAGGGATTCGGGCTCGGCCTGGTGGTGGAGGTGCTCGGCGCGCTGGTCTCCGGTGCGGGCAACGGACCCAGCCGGGACGCCTACAGCGGCGACCGCGGCCGGGACGACGACATCGGTTACGCGGCCATCGCCATCGCCCCCGGTGCGCTCCGGCACGGCAAGTCCTTCCAGCGCCAGAGCGCCGAGGTCTTCGGCGCACTGCTGGACTGTCCGTCCACATCGGAGAGTGGCGTGCGCTATCCCGGCTGGCACGAGGGCGAACGCGCCGCGAGTCACCTGCGTGACGGCGTGCCGATACCACCGGCCCTGCACGCCGAACTCAACGAGGTCGCCGAACTGCTCGGCATCGGGAGGCTGTGA
- a CDS encoding M20/M25/M40 family metallo-hydrolase, translating to MLRPADHWLLLDLLELPTAGPLEIEDTGPPPRLWDAQRVYAEAAAEFGLDTVRHAPADPESARRPDVPSVVRAAAEDPAFLACQPSLVLRLGPEQPRARTVMFNVHLDTVAGIEPVAFDGRRFRGRGAIDAKGPAVALLAGIREARAVEPRLGKDIGVLVQAVSGEEGGALGTIGTRPLVEAGYVGRLNVFCEPTGGRYLPRATAAMTACVRVDGQDAIDDTPYAGHNATVLLGFLAQHLAEALDSRHTDGEVCVAGLHTGRLHNRVYGSGRLLLNLSYAEPASAAHLEDAVTTAVREGLAAFRRRFARSRQFARTAADAEVITSLEWHKRGLPALTGADPWAENLLTGLDIPRWPAEAPAFTCDAIWLAGVPDTATVVLGPGTLDGNNAHAAGEFADLADLDEFAHTVRRLLLAFATEIGAP from the coding sequence GTGCTGCGACCCGCTGACCACTGGCTGCTGCTCGACCTGCTCGAACTCCCCACCGCCGGACCCCTGGAGATCGAGGACACCGGCCCGCCGCCCCGGCTGTGGGACGCCCAGCGGGTCTACGCCGAGGCCGCCGCCGAGTTCGGCCTGGACACCGTGCGGCACGCCCCGGCCGATCCCGAATCGGCCCGGCGACCGGACGTGCCCAGCGTGGTCCGCGCCGCCGCCGAGGATCCGGCTTTCCTCGCCTGCCAACCCAGTCTGGTGCTGCGGCTCGGCCCGGAACAACCCAGGGCCCGCACAGTGATGTTCAACGTGCACCTGGACACCGTGGCCGGGATCGAACCTGTCGCCTTCGACGGCCGGCGCTTCCGCGGCCGCGGCGCGATCGACGCCAAGGGTCCTGCCGTGGCCCTGCTGGCCGGGATCAGAGAAGCCAGGGCCGTGGAACCCAGGCTGGGCAAGGACATCGGCGTGCTGGTGCAGGCGGTCTCCGGCGAGGAGGGCGGCGCACTGGGCACCATCGGCACCCGGCCACTGGTGGAGGCCGGCTATGTCGGGCGGCTCAACGTCTTCTGCGAACCCACCGGCGGCCGCTACCTGCCAAGGGCCACCGCCGCGATGACCGCCTGCGTGCGGGTCGACGGACAGGACGCCATCGACGACACCCCCTACGCCGGGCACAACGCGACCGTGCTGCTCGGATTCCTGGCCCAGCACCTGGCCGAGGCGCTCGACTCCCGGCACACCGACGGCGAGGTGTGCGTGGCCGGACTGCACACCGGCCGCCTGCACAACCGGGTCTACGGCTCCGGCCGCCTGCTGCTCAACCTCTCCTACGCCGAACCCGCCTCCGCCGCCCACCTCGAGGACGCGGTCACCACCGCGGTGCGGGAGGGCCTGGCCGCCTTCCGCCGCCGGTTCGCGCGCAGCCGCCAGTTCGCCCGCACCGCCGCCGACGCCGAGGTCATCACCAGCCTGGAGTGGCACAAACGCGGCCTTCCCGCGCTCACCGGCGCCGACCCGTGGGCGGAGAACCTGTTGACCGGCCTGGACATCCCGCGCTGGCCCGCCGAGGCGCCCGCGTTCACCTGCGACGCGATCTGGCTGGCCGGGGTCCCGGACACCGCCACCGTGGTCCTCGGCCCCGGCACCCTGGACGGCAACAACGCGCACGCCGCCGGGGAGTTCGCCGACCTGGCCGACCTGGACGAGTTCGCCCACACCGTCCGCCGCCTGCTGCTCGCCTTCGCCACCGAGATCGGAGCCCCATGA